One window of Campylobacter avium LMG 24591 genomic DNA carries:
- a CDS encoding dethiobiotin synthase — protein MQIYVCGSSTDVGKTHFCAAFCEAFSYEYFKLIQAGENKDSNLVASFAKDVKIYKEGVFLKTPASPHIGKKLEGLNYKAFDIVLPESKNLLIETAGGLFTPLDEEKCMIDYLALNAKPCILVASYYLGCINHIILSIEALRQRQLPLLALVMSGKKDEDIDNFVFKYSGVKIVHLEHFNKENFRQKALALRQDLIRVAKF, from the coding sequence ATGCAAATTTATGTTTGCGGAAGCTCAACTGATGTGGGCAAAACTCATTTTTGTGCCGCTTTTTGCGAGGCTTTTTCTTATGAGTATTTTAAGCTGATACAGGCTGGAGAAAATAAAGATAGTAACTTGGTAGCTTCTTTTGCTAAAGATGTTAAAATTTACAAAGAAGGGGTTTTTTTAAAAACCCCTGCCTCGCCTCACATAGGTAAAAAGCTAGAAGGGCTAAATTATAAAGCTTTTGATATAGTTTTACCTGAAAGTAAGAATTTACTTATAGAAACAGCTGGGGGGCTTTTTACTCCTTTGGATGAGGAAAAATGTATGATAGATTATTTAGCCTTAAATGCAAAGCCTTGTATCTTGGTGGCAAGTTATTATCTAGGCTGTATAAATCATATAATCCTTAGCATAGAAGCCTTAAGGCAAAGACAGCTTCCCTTACTTGCCCTTGTGATGAGCGGAAAAAAAGATGAGGATATAGATAACTTTGTGTTTAAATATAGCGGTGTAAAGATAGTGCATTTAGAGCATTTTAATAAAGAAAATTTTAGGCAAAAGGCTCTGGCTTTGAGGCAGGATTTAATTAGAGTAGCTAAATTTTAA
- a CDS encoding DNA-methyltransferase has product MRTSFLYDNALNHENIIKDSKTLKPHYLNTILQKSEKYLKETFNPKQYKEFLESIKHIYSFDSTKDIVKAFEKSYYDFVKEYYQKSYAYDEALETFLDSKEINPKTHKDSTQKIIWGDCLKALKAMKSESIGAMVTSPPYYNAREYAQYKNLQEYLDFMEEVLKECYRVLDNHRVFVFNVGDVFDNDNLFSTSTWGKRRLPLGAYFITLFEKVGFTFVDDIIWDKGQVQSQRHKNGDKPYPYYQYPMNCYEHILIFHKHRLDSTRYPCPVCGCLQVNGNAYTERGLKSWECKNLDCFERSAANRGKRFSAKTYFTQNEGFNKGSEIEKDFIYAWRRDIKAINPVIKINAKGQNILGHTAPFPKEIPEFAVKMFSYKGERVLDPFAGIGTSVKVASELGRIGIGIERDKKLKENVYRFLGSKENLGEYKL; this is encoded by the coding sequence ATGAGAACCTCTTTTTTGTATGATAATGCTCTAAACCACGAAAACATCATAAAAGATTCAAAAACTCTAAAACCCCACTATCTCAACACTATCTTACAAAAAAGCGAAAAATACCTTAAAGAAACATTCAATCCTAAACAATATAAAGAATTTTTAGAATCTATCAAGCACATATATTCCTTTGATTCCACAAAAGATATTGTGAAAGCTTTTGAGAAAAGCTACTATGACTTTGTGAAAGAATACTATCAAAAAAGCTATGCTTATGATGAGGCTTTAGAAACTTTTTTAGATTCTAAAGAGATTAATCCAAAAACCCACAAAGATTCTACACAAAAGATTATATGGGGCGATTGCCTTAAAGCCCTAAAAGCTATGAAAAGTGAATCTATCGGGGCTATGGTAACTTCGCCTCCATACTACAACGCTAGAGAGTATGCACAATACAAGAACTTACAAGAATATTTAGACTTTATGGAAGAGGTTTTAAAGGAATGCTACCGAGTGTTAGATAATCACCGTGTCTTTGTCTTTAATGTAGGCGATGTGTTTGACAATGATAATCTCTTTAGCACTTCTACTTGGGGCAAGAGGCGATTGCCTTTGGGGGCTTATTTTATCACACTTTTTGAAAAAGTGGGTTTTACCTTTGTAGATGATATTATCTGGGATAAAGGACAGGTGCAAAGCCAAAGGCATAAAAATGGGGACAAGCCTTATCCTTACTATCAATACCCGATGAATTGCTATGAGCATATTTTAATCTTTCACAAACATAGGCTAGATTCTACTCGCTATCCTTGTCCTGTGTGTGGCTGTTTGCAAGTCAATGGCAATGCTTATACAGAAAGAGGACTTAAAAGCTGGGAGTGTAAAAACTTAGACTGCTTTGAAAGAAGTGCGGCAAATCGTGGTAAGAGATTTTCAGCAAAGACGTATTTCACACAAAATGAGGGCTTTAATAAAGGTAGTGAGATTGAAAAAGATTTTATTTATGCTTGGAGACGTGATATAAAGGCAATAAATCCTGTGATAAAAATAAACGCTAAAGGGCAAAATATACTAGGACACACGGCACCGTTTCCTAAAGAAATCCCCGAATTTGCAGTTAAGATGTTTAGCTATAAGGGTGAGAGAGTTCTAGATCCTTTTGCTGGTATTGGCACGAGTGTGAAAGTAGCAAGTGAGCTAGGACGCATCGGCATAGGCATAGAGCGAGATAAAAAGCTAAAAGAGAATGTGTATAGATTCTTAGGTAGCAAAGAGAATCTAGGAGAATACAAGCTATGA
- the ald gene encoding alanine dehydrogenase, with protein MNIACVKEIKRHEYRVGLTPSNVKEYVDAGHKVFIEEDAGKAIGFLNEDYEKNGAKIVAKKELFEKADMIIKVKEPLEEEYEYFKEGQILYTYLHLAADEKLTKMLLDKKISSMAYETIKVGNALPCLAPMSMIAGRLAVLEAAKYSQKTYGGNGMLLSGIPGVAKGKVVIVGGGVVGINAAQIALGVGADVSILDINTQRLSYIDQIFNMKVHTYYSSKANLLSLLENADVVIGAVLIPGAKAPKVINKEDLALMKKSSILVDVAIDQGGCFATSKPTTHDEPIYEVDGILHYCVANMPGCVAKTSTIALTDTTLSYGLKIANQGFVKACLGDESLLEGVNTYNGLCTYEAVSKAFNLPYTKAAKALA; from the coding sequence ATGAATATAGCTTGTGTTAAGGAGATAAAAAGACACGAGTATAGAGTTGGACTAACACCTAGCAATGTTAAGGAATATGTAGATGCTGGGCATAAGGTCTTTATAGAAGAGGACGCTGGAAAGGCTATAGGCTTTTTGAACGAAGACTATGAAAAAAATGGTGCTAAAATAGTAGCTAAAAAGGAGCTTTTTGAAAAAGCTGATATGATCATAAAGGTAAAAGAGCCTTTAGAAGAAGAGTATGAGTATTTTAAGGAAGGGCAAATTCTTTATACCTATCTTCATCTAGCAGCTGATGAAAAGCTTACAAAAATGCTGCTTGATAAGAAAATTTCTTCTATGGCTTATGAGACTATAAAGGTGGGCAATGCTTTACCCTGCCTTGCTCCTATGTCTATGATAGCTGGTCGTTTGGCTGTGCTTGAGGCTGCAAAATATAGTCAAAAAACCTATGGTGGAAATGGTATGCTTTTAAGTGGAATTCCGGGCGTTGCAAAGGGTAAGGTCGTGATAGTAGGAGGAGGAGTTGTAGGCATAAATGCTGCTCAAATAGCACTTGGAGTTGGTGCTGATGTTAGCATTTTAGACATAAACACTCAAAGACTTTCTTATATAGACCAAATTTTTAATATGAAGGTGCATACCTACTACAGCTCAAAGGCAAATTTGCTAAGCTTACTTGAAAATGCTGATGTGGTAATAGGAGCTGTGTTAATTCCGGGTGCAAAGGCTCCAAAGGTGATAAACAAGGAGGATTTAGCCCTTATGAAAAAATCCTCTATCTTAGTGGATGTTGCTATAGATCAAGGAGGCTGCTTTGCCACCTCAAAGCCTACTACTCACGATGAGCCTATATATGAGGTGGATGGAATTTTACACTACTGCGTTGCTAATATGCCAGGATGCGTTGCTAAAACATCTACCATAGCTTTAACTGATACAACTTTATCTTATGGGCTTAAGATAGCTAATCAAGGCTTTGTAAAAGCTTGCTTAGGCGATGAATCCTTGCTTGAGGGAGTAAATACCTACAATGGACTTTGCACCTACGAAGCAGTAAGCAAGGCTTTTAATCTACCTTATACCAAAGCTGCTAAGGCTCTGGCCTAA
- a CDS encoding sodium-dependent transporter, whose product MRHSWSSTLTYVLVTAGATIGFGATWRFPYLVGENGGGAYVIVFIIAMFVIGIPMILVENVIGRRASVNALDAYDPKYQRKNFSKFWKIVGYTGLLGAYGIIAYYMVLGGWVLTYIFNILSGNLDISSPIDKEITQSFYSENIEYSPLMITFYTLIFVVLNYIVLIRGLSEGLEKAMKFLMPLLMLCLIGVVIRNLTLEGASEGIKFYLYPDFSKINAKLFIAVLGQVFFALSLGFAVMITLSSFLDKKENMVKTALLTAMINTVIAILAGFMIFPSLFTFGLEPDSGPRLVFEVLPIVFSKMHFGSVVALAFFVLLLTAAFTTSITLYEPLITVAQEKLKFSRKKATFWVLFLTFILGNLPCILAYGPLRDVRILDKNIFDAFDFISGNIFFVLTALGAAIFVGWVLKDEAKKELSQGFTNKTVIDIWFYYVKFIVPIVILIVFYNGIFT is encoded by the coding sequence ATGAGACACTCTTGGTCTAGCACTCTTACTTATGTCTTAGTAACCGCAGGTGCGACGATAGGCTTTGGAGCTACTTGGCGTTTTCCTTACCTTGTGGGTGAAAACGGCGGCGGAGCTTATGTCATAGTTTTTATCATCGCTATGTTTGTCATAGGCATACCAATGATTTTGGTTGAAAACGTCATCGGAAGGCGTGCCTCTGTAAATGCTCTTGATGCTTATGATCCTAAGTATCAAAGGAAAAATTTTTCTAAATTTTGGAAAATCGTGGGCTATACGGGGCTTTTAGGAGCTTATGGAATTATCGCTTATTATATGGTTTTAGGTGGCTGGGTGCTTACTTATATCTTTAACATTTTAAGCGGCAACTTAGACATCTCAAGCCCTATAGATAAAGAAATCACGCAGAGTTTTTATAGTGAAAATATAGAATATAGTCCCTTGATGATTACCTTTTACACCTTAATCTTTGTTGTGCTTAATTATATAGTGCTAATTAGAGGGCTTAGTGAGGGCTTGGAAAAAGCGATGAAGTTTTTAATGCCTTTACTCATGCTTTGCTTAATAGGTGTTGTTATAAGAAATTTAACGCTTGAGGGAGCTAGCGAAGGGATTAAATTTTATCTTTATCCTGATTTTTCTAAGATAAATGCAAAGCTGTTTATAGCGGTTTTAGGACAGGTTTTCTTTGCACTTTCTTTGGGCTTTGCTGTTATGATAACACTTTCATCTTTTTTGGATAAGAAGGAGAATATGGTAAAAACAGCCCTGCTAACTGCTATGATAAATACTGTTATAGCTATCTTGGCCGGTTTTATGATTTTTCCTTCTTTATTTACCTTTGGTCTTGAGCCTGATTCTGGTCCTAGATTAGTCTTTGAGGTTTTGCCAATAGTCTTTTCTAAGATGCACTTTGGCTCTGTTGTGGCACTTGCGTTTTTCGTGCTTTTGCTAACCGCAGCCTTTACCACATCTATCACGCTTTATGAGCCTTTAATTACCGTAGCGCAAGAAAAGCTTAAATTTAGTAGAAAAAAGGCTACTTTTTGGGTTTTATTTCTTACATTTATTTTGGGAAATTTGCCTTGTATCTTAGCTTACGGTCCTTTAAGGGATGTGAGAATTTTAGATAAAAATATCTTTGATGCCTTTGATTTTATAAGCGGGAATATCTTTTTTGTATTAACTGCCTTAGGAGCGGCTATCTTTGTAGGCTGGGTTTTAAAAGATGAAGCTAAAAAAGAGCTTAGCCAAGGCTTTACTAATAAAACTGTGATTGATATTTGGTTTTATTATGTCAAATTTATCGTGCCTATTGTGATTTTAATAGTATTTTACAATGGAATTTTTACATAA
- a CDS encoding NAD(P)/FAD-dependent oxidoreductase translates to MKKVLLLGGGYATLSFLKSLDNNKVAEYDFTLISKENHHYQSVLLHEAVSSGKNVSISFDEILPKNFSFIQDEIKEIKENEVLGKKGNYKYDMLVVGLGFSSDDFKIPGVKEYAFSMVDFTNSLKIHEQIKNHGDNLEIVVCGGGFSGIELVGNLAKDLKKLYKNFKIKCVEAMPIILPMFEETLSLKAKKYLEDLGVEFYLSSKILQCEKDGVIIQNNDKEEKIKADIILWTAGVKGNEVIQNSPFFKSQRSKVEVDEFLNPSNQEKEMKNIFIIGDCAALKAPDGRFFPPTAQLANEEGKYLAKVFNSNFNTQERFSYKSKATICSLGNDYAIGVIGSTKVEGKIASYLKKLVEFKWLVKIKGLKAFF, encoded by the coding sequence GTGAAAAAGGTTTTATTGCTAGGCGGTGGATATGCGACTTTATCCTTTTTAAAAAGCTTAGATAATAACAAAGTCGCAGAATATGACTTTACCCTAATTTCTAAAGAAAATCATCACTATCAAAGCGTTTTATTGCACGAAGCGGTAAGCTCTGGAAAAAATGTAAGCATTTCTTTTGATGAAATTTTGCCTAAAAATTTTTCTTTCATACAAGATGAGATAAAAGAAATCAAAGAAAACGAGGTCTTGGGCAAAAAAGGAAATTATAAGTATGATATGCTTGTTGTGGGTCTTGGTTTTAGCAGTGATGACTTTAAAATCCCGGGTGTTAAGGAATACGCTTTTAGCATGGTTGATTTTACAAACAGCTTAAAAATTCACGAACAAATCAAAAACCACGGCGATAACCTAGAAATAGTAGTCTGCGGTGGTGGTTTTAGCGGTATAGAATTGGTTGGAAATTTAGCAAAGGACTTAAAAAAACTGTATAAAAATTTCAAGATAAAATGCGTAGAAGCCATGCCTATCATCTTACCTATGTTTGAGGAAACACTTTCTTTAAAAGCTAAGAAATACCTAGAGGATTTGGGCGTTGAGTTTTACCTCTCCTCTAAAATTTTACAATGCGAAAAAGACGGGGTTATCATACAAAATAATGACAAAGAAGAAAAAATCAAAGCAGATATAATCCTTTGGACAGCAGGGGTTAAAGGCAATGAAGTCATCCAAAATTCGCCTTTTTTCAAATCTCAACGAAGCAAGGTAGAAGTTGATGAGTTTTTAAATCCTAGCAATCAAGAAAAAGAAATGAAAAATATCTTCATTATAGGAGACTGTGCCGCTTTAAAAGCTCCTGATGGTAGATTTTTCCCTCCAACAGCACAGTTGGCAAACGAAGAAGGAAAATATCTAGCTAAAGTTTTTAACAGTAATTTTAACACGCAAGAAAGATTTTCATACAAAAGCAAGGCTACGATTTGTTCTTTAGGAAATGATTACGCCATAGGCGTGATAGGCAGCACAAAAGTAGAAGGTAAAATAGCTTCTTATCTAAAAAAACTTGTGGAATTTAAATGGCTTGTAAAAATCAAAGGCTTAAAAGCTTTCTTTTAG
- a CDS encoding DUF262 and DUF1524 domain-containing protein, whose translation MEAKATKLLKLIGQSEDLQFVIPVYQRMYSWDIRHCKQLLEDILKVGESKRYAHFIGSIVYVADGVYGTNNSLLVIDGQQRLTTITLLLIALRDCLENREILEKFSYKKIHNRYLINSDEVGEKQYRLVLSENDKDTLIALVDKDKIPPKEASIKIQENFHFFQQELQKLQDDDRKLEVVCRGIEKLMIICVSLERDKDNPQLIFESMNSTGKDLSQADLIRNYILMGLEPKLQTRLYEKYWYAMEQDFGQENYERMFNAFVRHYLTIKTGDIPNINKVYEFFKEYHQDNNIEIEILLQDMKKYCEYFCAIALKKEQDCELKNAFRNLLELQNDTTYPLLLTLYEDYATDKLSKDDFKEIVSLIESYIFRRAICEIPTNSLNKTFASFAKFIDKNAYLQSVKAHFLLLKSYTRFPSNEEFKNALEDKNIYHFSKKSYLLTRLENYKRKEKISTNEYTIEHIMPQNPNLSKEWQRDLGENYKEIQEKYLHTLGNLTLTGYNSEYKDKPFKEKRDMQGGFKQSPLKLNDGLRGLQTWNQETIEKRAEDLANKALEIWAMPTLEQALLDSYKQEMQNKSKKEYSLENYNFSQTTKEIFKALHKDIVALDENITQSYTKLYIAYKLETNIVDIVPQKSKLKLYLNIPFNELIDEKRMARNVANIGSWGNGDVEVSIESAQDIAYCLGLIRQALERQL comes from the coding sequence ATGGAAGCAAAGGCAACAAAACTCTTAAAACTTATAGGACAGTCTGAGGATCTTCAATTTGTAATCCCTGTGTATCAAAGAATGTATAGCTGGGATATAAGACATTGTAAGCAGTTGTTAGAAGATATTTTAAAGGTGGGAGAAAGCAAGAGATATGCCCATTTTATAGGTTCAATTGTTTATGTTGCTGATGGCGTGTATGGGACAAACAATAGTTTGCTTGTGATTGATGGCCAACAAAGACTGACAACCATCACCTTGCTCTTGATAGCATTAAGAGATTGTTTGGAGAATAGGGAGATTTTAGAAAAGTTTTCTTACAAAAAAATACATAATCGTTATCTTATTAATAGCGATGAAGTAGGAGAAAAACAATATAGACTTGTATTATCAGAAAACGACAAAGACACACTTATTGCCCTTGTGGATAAAGATAAAATACCCCCAAAGGAAGCTTCAATAAAAATACAAGAAAATTTTCATTTTTTCCAACAAGAGCTTCAAAAACTGCAAGATGACGACAGAAAACTAGAAGTTGTATGTAGGGGCATAGAAAAACTTATGATTATCTGTGTGTCTTTAGAGAGAGATAAAGATAATCCGCAACTTATTTTTGAATCTATGAATTCAACGGGCAAAGATTTATCACAAGCAGATTTAATTCGCAATTACATTTTAATGGGCTTGGAGCCAAAATTACAAACAAGGCTTTATGAAAAATATTGGTATGCTATGGAGCAGGATTTTGGACAAGAAAACTATGAAAGAATGTTTAATGCTTTTGTGAGGCATTATCTCACTATTAAAACTGGAGACATTCCCAATATTAATAAAGTGTATGAATTCTTTAAAGAATATCATCAAGATAACAATATAGAAATAGAAATATTATTGCAAGATATGAAAAAATATTGTGAATATTTTTGTGCTATAGCTTTAAAGAAAGAGCAAGATTGTGAACTTAAAAATGCCTTTCGTAATTTATTGGAATTACAAAATGATACAACATATCCTTTGCTTCTAACACTTTATGAGGATTATGCTACCGATAAGCTTTCTAAAGATGATTTCAAAGAAATTGTATCTCTTATAGAAAGCTATATCTTTAGACGTGCGATATGTGAGATTCCTACAAATTCTTTAAACAAAACCTTTGCTTCTTTTGCAAAATTTATTGATAAAAATGCTTATCTCCAAAGCGTGAAAGCACACTTTTTGCTTTTGAAGTCTTACACAAGATTCCCAAGCAATGAAGAATTTAAAAATGCTTTAGAAGACAAGAATATCTATCATTTTAGCAAAAAAAGTTATTTGCTTACAAGATTAGAAAACTATAAACGCAAAGAAAAAATCTCAACCAATGAATACACCATAGAACATATAATGCCGCAAAATCCTAATCTCTCAAAAGAATGGCAAAGGGATTTAGGAGAAAACTATAAAGAAATTCAAGAAAAATATCTGCATACACTGGGTAATTTAACGCTTACAGGCTATAACTCGGAATACAAAGATAAGCCTTTCAAAGAAAAAAGAGATATGCAAGGAGGTTTTAAGCAAAGTCCGCTTAAGCTAAATGATGGGCTTAGAGGTTTGCAGACATGGAATCAAGAAACAATAGAAAAAAGAGCAGAGGATTTAGCCAATAAGGCTTTAGAAATCTGGGCTATGCCGACACTAGAACAAGCACTACTAGATTCTTATAAACAAGAGATGCAAAATAAAAGCAAAAAGGAATATAGTCTAGAAAATTATAACTTTAGCCAAACAACAAAAGAAATTTTCAAAGCATTACATAAAGATATTGTAGCTCTTGATGAAAACATTACACAATCTTATACAAAACTATATATTGCTTATAAGTTAGAAACAAATATTGTAGATATTGTTCCACAAAAGAGTAAGCTAAAGCTCTATCTTAATATCCCATTTAATGAGTTAATAGATGAAAAAAGAATGGCTAGAAATGTTGCTAATATCGGCTCGTGGGGCAATGGTGATGTGGAGGTAAGCATAGAATCAGCACAAGATATTGCTTATTGTTTGGGGCTTATAAGACAGGCGTTAGAAAGACAGCTGTGA
- a CDS encoding Rrf2 family transcriptional regulator codes for MIVRNILALLKSAGLISVFRGSKGVKLAKSAKDISLLDIFYAVESMPKNKDFIKSESESKKNIHKENTYTDEKIGCTLFRFHTNPNLLCPLGNDYAIGVIGSTKVEGKIASYLKKLVEFKWLVKIKGLKAFF; via the coding sequence GTGATAGTGCGAAATATTTTAGCCTTGCTAAAAAGTGCCGGGCTTATTTCTGTTTTTCGTGGCAGCAAGGGAGTAAAACTTGCTAAAAGTGCTAAGGACATAAGCCTTTTAGATATTTTTTATGCGGTGGAATCTATGCCTAAAAATAAAGATTTTATAAAAAGCGAATCAGAATCTAAGAAAAACATACACAAAGAAAATACCTATACTGATGAAAAAATAGGCTGCACGCTTTTTAGATTTCACACTAATCCTAATTTGCTTTGTCCTTTAGGAAATGATTACGCCATAGGCGTGATAGGCAGCACAAAAGTGGAGGGTAAAATAGCTTCTTATCTAAAAAAACTTGTGGAATTTAAGTGGCTTGTAAAAATCAAAGGCTTAAAAGCTTTCTTTTAG
- a CDS encoding NAD(P)-dependent alcohol dehydrogenase: MGIKGFAMLGIGKVGIIEKEHLEEVTTGKKLEMGPLDAIVRPLAVAPCTSDLHTCYEGGIGERTNMFLGHEAVGEVIEVGKHVKDFKVGDKVVVPAITPNWNSINAQRGFAQHSGGALSGWKFSNFKDGVFAEQFHVNEIDGNVALLPEGVDPIEAVMLCDMVTTGFHCAENANIKPGETVAVIGLGPVGLMCCAGANLMGASEIYAVDCVDFRYEVANKHYGATHYVNFTKGKFQDQINELTKGRGVDKILVAGGHLGTMGEACECLVNGGIVSNVNYLGAGENITIPRIAWNVGMGHKTIKGGLTPGGRYRMEKLARLLQTKKLDVKPIITHKLEGGLEAIEKSLDMMKNKPEGLIKPAVKLSW, from the coding sequence ATGGGAATAAAAGGTTTTGCAATGCTTGGCATTGGTAAGGTTGGCATTATAGAAAAGGAACACTTAGAAGAAGTAACCACTGGCAAAAAGCTAGAAATGGGACCACTTGATGCTATAGTTAGACCATTAGCAGTTGCTCCTTGCACTTCAGATCTTCATACTTGCTATGAAGGCGGTATAGGCGAAAGAACAAATATGTTTTTGGGACACGAAGCAGTCGGCGAGGTCATAGAGGTTGGCAAACATGTCAAGGATTTTAAGGTCGGCGATAAGGTAGTCGTGCCTGCTATCACTCCAAATTGGAATTCTATAAATGCTCAAAGAGGCTTTGCACAACACAGCGGCGGTGCTCTTTCGGGTTGGAAATTCTCAAATTTTAAAGACGGGGTTTTTGCAGAGCAATTTCACGTAAATGAGATAGATGGCAATGTCGCACTACTGCCAGAGGGCGTTGATCCTATAGAGGCTGTTATGCTTTGCGATATGGTAACTACAGGCTTTCACTGCGCTGAAAATGCGAATATAAAACCGGGCGAAACCGTGGCTGTTATAGGGCTTGGACCTGTTGGGCTGATGTGTTGTGCGGGTGCTAACCTAATGGGTGCTAGTGAAATTTATGCTGTGGATTGCGTTGATTTTCGCTATGAGGTGGCAAACAAGCATTATGGTGCTACTCATTATGTAAATTTCACAAAGGGCAAATTCCAAGATCAAATCAACGAGCTTACCAAAGGTAGAGGCGTGGATAAGATCTTAGTAGCTGGAGGACATCTAGGCACTATGGGCGAGGCTTGCGAATGCTTGGTAAATGGCGGTATAGTTTCAAATGTTAATTATCTTGGTGCAGGAGAAAACATAACCATACCTAGAATCGCTTGGAATGTTGGTATGGGACACAAAACTATCAAGGGTGGCTTAACTCCGGGCGGTAGATACAGAATGGAAAAATTAGCAAGACTTTTACAAACCAAAAAGCTTGATGTAAAGCCTATCATCACTCACAAACTTGAAGGCGGACTTGAAGCCATAGAAAAGTCTTTGGATATGATGAAAAATAAACCTGAAGGGCTTATCAAACCTGCAGTTAAGCTAAGTTGGTAA
- the thyX gene encoding FAD-dependent thymidylate synthase, with protein MQITLLSYTNLAVCSHAIRTCWQSFEKGDNGGEIDKELIDRVGNKFKHASTLEHLNYSFYIQGISRACLQELARHRHASLSVKSTRYTLKELRNEEEFKSINKNSQKYLVMSGNEMVDLASVKALENLRLILKEGISLDIAKYCLPESYKTELTWSINARALQNFLHLRSSKSALWEIRELAKAIFAALPKEHSFIFEDFMAKE; from the coding sequence ATGCAAATCACCTTGCTTTCTTACACAAATTTAGCAGTTTGCTCACACGCTATAAGAACTTGCTGGCAAAGCTTTGAAAAGGGCGATAATGGCGGTGAGATAGATAAAGAATTGATAGACAGGGTAGGCAATAAATTCAAACACGCTTCCACGCTAGAGCATTTAAACTACAGCTTTTACATACAAGGAATTTCAAGGGCTTGCTTGCAAGAATTAGCAAGGCACCGCCACGCAAGCCTAAGCGTAAAAAGCACCAGATACACCTTAAAAGAATTAAGAAATGAAGAGGAATTTAAGAGCATAAACAAAAATTCGCAAAAATATTTGGTGATGAGCGGAAATGAAATGGTGGATTTGGCAAGCGTTAAGGCACTTGAGAATTTAAGGCTTATACTTAAGGAGGGAATTTCGCTTGACATAGCTAAATACTGCCTGCCAGAAAGCTACAAAACCGAGCTTACTTGGAGCATAAATGCTAGAGCCTTGCAAAATTTCTTACATCTAAGAAGCTCAAAATCAGCCCTTTGGGAGATAAGAGAGCTTGCAAAGGCTATTTTTGCAGCCTTGCCTAAGGAGCATAGCTTTATATTTGAGGATTTTATGGCTAAGGAATAA